DNA from Cystobacter fuscus DSM 2262:
CCAGCCGCGACAGCCTCCACGAGGCGGAGATGTGGGCCGTCGAGGGTCTCACCCATCGCTACCCCACCAAGGTGCTGGCGGAGATGCTCCCCACCTGTCCCCAGTACTGCGGCCACTGCACCCGCATGGACCTGGTGGGCAATGACGTGCCCCAGGTGCAGAAGCACCGCTTCCACCTCGGCCAGAAGGAACGCTACGAGCAGATGCTCGACTACCTGCGCCGCACCCCCACCGTGCGCGACGTGGTCGTCAGTGGCGGCGACATCGCCAACCTGCCCATCCAGGCGCTCGAGCCCTTCGTCAGCGCCCTGCTCGACATCCCCAACATCCGGGACATCCGCCTGGCCAGCAAGGGGCTCATGGCCATCCCCCAGCACTTCCTCCAGGACTCCGTCCTCCAGGGCCTGGAGCGCCTCGCCAAGAAGGCCAACGAGCGCGGTGTGGATCTCGCGCTCCACACCCACGTCAACAACGCGCGCCAGCTCACCCCCCTCGTCGGCAAGGCCGTGCGCAAGTTGCTCGACATGGGCTTCCGCGACGTGCGCAACCAGGGCGTGCTCCTGCGCGGCATCAACGGCACCCCCAAGGAGCTGCTCGAGCTGTGCTTCACCCTGCTCGATCACGCGAAGATCCTGCCGTACTACTTCTACATGTGCGACATGATCCCCAACTCGGAGCACTGGCGGCTGAGCGTGGCCGAGGCCCAGCAGCTCCAGCACGACATCATGGGCTACATGCCCGGCTTCGCCACCCCGCGCATCGTGTGTGACGTGCCCTTCGTGGGCAAGCGCTGGGTCCATCAGGTCGCCGAGTACGACCGCGAGCGCGGCATCTCGTACTGGACCAAGAACTACCGCACCGGCATCGAAGGGGATGACGCCGCGGCGCTCACCCGCAAGTACGAGTACTTCGATCCCATCTACACGCTGCCCGAGTCCGGACAGCAGTGGTGGCGTGATCAGGCCCAGGCGGCGTGATGTCCTCCTCGCTCCCGCCCTCCAAGGGCACTCCCGCGCGGCCCGCCTCCCAGGCCGGCCGCGCGGTCCTGTTTCCCGAGGCCACCGACGCGCAGTGGGCCGACTGGCGCTGGCACCAGCGCAACGCCGTGCGCAACCTCGCGCAGCTCGAGAAGGTCATCCCCCTCACGCCCGATGAGCGCGCGGGCGTGCAGGAAACCTCCTCGCTCTTCCGCGTGGGCATCAGCCCCTACTACCTGTCCCTCATCGACCGGGACCATCCCCTCTGTCCCATCCGCATGCAGTCCATCCCCGTGCGCGCCGAGGCTCGCGTGCGTCCCGGGGAGCTCGAGGATCCGCTCGGCGAGGACAAGACCCGGCCCGAGGAGGCCATCGTCCACAAGTACCCGGACCGTGTCCTCTTCCTCGCGCTCGACACCTGCTCCGTCTACTGCCGCCACTGCACCCGCCGCCGCATCACCAAGGGCGGCGAGGCGGAGCTCTCCAAGGAGCAGATGCGGCGCGGCATCGAGTACATCCGCCAGCACCCCGAGGTGCGCGACGTGCTCATCTCCGGCGGAGATCCCTTCCTCCTCACCGAGGAGCGGCTCGAGGAGCTGCTCGCGCCCCTGTACGACATCCCCCACGTGGAGATGGTGCGCATCGGCACGCGCGTGCCCGTGTGTCTGCCCATGCGCGTCACCGACTCGCTCGCCCGGCTGCTGCGCCGCTACGCCCCCGTCTACGTCGTCACCCACTTCAACCACCCGAAGGAAGTGACGCCCGAGGCGCGCGAGGCCTGCGAGCGGCTCGTGGACCATGGCGTGCCCGTGGAGAACCAGGCCGTGCTCATGCGGCGGCTCAACTCGGACGCGCGCATCATCCAGGAGCTGTCCCACGCGCTGCTGCGCATCCGCGTGCGCCCCTATTACCTCCACCAGATGGATGTGGCCCAGGGCTGTGAGCACCTGCGCACCCCCCTGGCCAAGGGCGTGGAGATCCTCCAGCAGCTGCGCGGCCATACCTCCGGACTCGCCGTGCCCCACCTCGCCGTGGACCTGCCCGGCGGGGGCGGCAAGGTGACGCTCCAGCCGGACTACGTGGTGGAGCGCGGCACGCACGACACCGTGTTCCGCAACTACAAGGGCGAGCGCTACGTCTACCCCGAGCCCGAAGAGCTCGACTGCTCCTGCCCCTACGACGCCGTGTGGCGCGAGCGGCGCTGGGGGTAGGGCAGGGCGCTCACGGCTCCCCGGCAGGCTCCCCGGCGGGCACCGCCGGTTCGACCTCGGGCGCTCCGGCCTCGTCCACAGAGGGCATCCCCTCGGCCGGCACCTGCTCCTCCGTGGGCAGCCCATGCTCCACGACGGGCATGGCGCCCTCCGAGCCCTCCACTCCCTCCTGCTCCACCTGCTGCTCGCTGCCCCAGCCCCGCTCGATCGGAATCTCCCCGGGCGACGACGCCGACGAGCCCTGCGTGCGCGCTTCCAGCGCCTTCTCCGCGGCATCCACCTGGGCGTTCTGCTTCGGCCCCATCCGGGCCGTCTGCCGCGCGTAGTCCTTGCTCGACACGCCGTGCTTGTCCAGCACCCCCTGGGTGGCCTGCTGCTGCTCCTGGATCATCTGCCGACGCTCGGCGGTGCTCATCTCGGAGGACTTCTTGCCTCCATGCGCCGCGTTCACCTTCTCCAGGGCATGCTTCTCATCACGCCGGATGCTCGCGAGCTTCTCGGGCGGGAGATCCTCCGCAAGTGCGAGCGTGGGCAGGCTCAGCCAGGTGGAAAGCAGCAGGACACTCAGACGGCGGGACATGGAAACTCCTGATCGAACGGGGCTCACCGCTTGCCAGCGGTCCCCCGGGTGCTCTGTTTCAGCCGGGCATTCACCTTGACCATCTCATCCCGGGGGCAGGACGTCCGGTGGGTCGTGCGCTCGAAGCCACGCCGGGAGAACGTGATGACGACCGGTTCGCCCGGCGCGCATTCGAGTCCCACCATCACCGGGGTTTCCCCCTGGTCCCTGCCGTTGACCAGGACGGTGGCTTCCGAGGGCTGGGACTCGAGCGAGAGAATGGCCCCCTCGAAGGCGGAGCGCGACTCCCGGACGGGCTTGTTGGCGGACTCCACCTCCACAGTGGACTCCACCTCCACATCCTCCTCGGCCCGCATCTCCTCCTCCTCGGAGGTGATGGGCGTCAGGGTGATGTCGCGCGGCCCGGTGCGCACCTCTCCTCGAACGAGGGGCAGGATCAGCAATCCGGCGGCGGCCATCGCGCACAGGGCGGAGCCGAACTTCAACACCGCGGCGACCTTCTGGCTGGCGTGCTCCTGTTGGCTCACGGGTTTTCCCTCCCCAGTCCCGGCTTCATCCGACCACCCGGAAGACTTCCTTCAGCGTCGTGGCGCCGGCGTGGACGCGCTCCAGGCCCGCCGCGAGCAGGGGCACCATGCCCTCCTTCACCGCCATGTCCTGGGTCTGGGAAGTGGGCACCTTGGTGTTGATGCACTCGCGAATGGTCGGGGTCACGCTGAGGACCTCGTAGAGCGCGGTGCGCCCCAGGAAGCCCGAGCCCCCACAGCGCTCGCAGCCCGTGGAGCCGTAGAACGGACCCGAGGTGGGCAGGCCCGCCGTGTGCAACCGCACCACCTCCTCGTTCTCCGGCTGGAAGGGCACGCGGCAGTGGGGGCACAGCGAGCGCACGAGCCGCTGCGAGATGCTGGCCACCGAGGCGGAGGCGAGCAGGAAGGGCTCGACGCCCATCTCGATGAGCCGGTTGAAGACGCCCGCCGCCGAGTTCGCATGCACCGTCGTCAACAGCAGGTGTCCGCTCAGTCCGGCCTGGATCGCCGTGCGCGCGGTCTCCGCGTCCCGGATTTCTCCCACCATGATGACGTTGGGATCCTGGCGCAGCACCGAGCGCAGTCCTTGCGCGAAGGTGAAGCCCTGCTCGGTGTTCACCTGCGTCTGGGAGAAGAGCGGGACGTCGTATTCGATGGGATCCTCGATGGTGGCGATCCGCGTCATGTCGCCGCGCGTCTCCTTGATGTAGCCGAGCGAGGCGTACAGCGTCGTCGTCTTGCCACTGCCGGTGGCGCCGGCGACGAAGATGACGCCCTGGGGCCGATCGAGCACGCGCTGGAACGGCGGGAGCAACTGCTGGGGAAAGCCCAGGTTGGACAGCCGGGGCAGCCGCACGCTGCTGCGCGCGATGCGCAGGGCCACCGACTCCCCGTGGTTGGTGGGCAACAACGACACCCGGATGTCCGCGGGGCCCTCGGGCGTTTGAACGGAGAAGTGGCCGTCCTGGGGCCGATCCGTCCGGAAGAGCACCACCTTGGACAGCACCTTCAGGCGGTTGATGAGGCGGGGGTGGTTCTCCCGGGAGAGCATCATCACCTCCTCGAGCACGCCGTGGACGCGGAAGGCGATGCGCGTGCCCATCTCCAGCGGGTGCACGTGCACATCGCTGGCCCCCACCCGGATGGCCCCATCGAGCAGGGTATCCACGAAGGCGATCATGTCGGGCTCGGCGCGCAGCACATAGCGGCGCAGCGTGGTGTTCAGCTCGGCGAGCAGCTCGCGCACGGCGACCGCCACCTCCGCGTTCACCACCTCCAGCGGCGACAGGACCGGGCGTTGCTCGCGAGCCTGGGTCGAGCGGGGGCCGCGGCGCTCCAGCCACACCCCGCCCACGCCCAGCACCAGCGACAGGCCCAGCAACCCCAGCGGAGTGAAGGCTCGCTCACGCAGGTATCCACCCAGCGCCTGCAGGGTCGTCATGTCCCGCGCGGGGTTCTTCACCAGCCATAGAATCAGTCCGCCGGCGAGAATCAGCAGAGAGACCACCCAGATGCCTCGAGTGAGGGTGCGCAGGAAGTCGGTCATTCGTGCGCCCAGCCTAGCAAGGCGGAGCAGGAGCGTCGCGGTGGTGTCTACCTCACGGAGCGCTTTCCTCCCGCTTGTGCGGCAACGGAGTGGATTGTAGAGGCCCGCCCGTGGACTCTTCCTCTCGCCTGCGCCCGGGCCTCGTCTGGTTGATGGCCCTCGCCTCGGGCCTCGCGGTCGCCAACCTCTACTACCACCAGCCCCTGCTCGGAGACATCGGCCGGACGTTCCAGGCCTCGGATCGAGCGGTGGGCCTCGTCGCCACGGTGTCCCAGGTGGGCTACGCCCTGGGGCTGTTGCTCATCGTCCCACTCGGAGACAGCCTCGAGCGGCGCCGCGTCATCGTCCTCATGACGCTGCTGGTGAGTCTCGCGCTGACGGGCGTGGCCCTGGCCCCCCACCTGCCCGCGTTGGTGCTCGCCAGCGGCCTGGTGGGGGTGACCACGGTGGTGCCCCAGTTGCTCGTGCCCTTCGCCGCGCACCTCGCCGCCCCGGAGCAGCGCGGACGCGTGGTGGGGCAGGTGATGAGCGGCTTGCTCATCGGCATCCTCCTGTCACGCACGGCGGCGGGCTTCGTCGGCGTGCGGTTCGGCTGGCGCTCCATGTTCTGGTTCGCCGCGGGCTTGATGCTGGTGCTCGCGGGGGTGCTGCGGCTCACGCTCCCCCATCAGCCCGCGAGCACCTCCTGGTCCTACCCGGCCCTGTTGCGCTCGCTGGTGGTGCTGGTGCGCGAGGAGCCCGTGCTCCGGCTCCACTCCCTGCTGGGCGCGCTCGCCTTCGGGGCCTTCAGCGCCTTCTGGAGCACGCTGGCGCTCCACCTGCAGGCCCTGCCGCAGCACTACGGCGCGCGCGTCGCGGGGCTGTTCGGCGTCGTGGGCGTGGCCGGAGCCATCGCCGCGCCCCTGGTGGGCCGCTACAGCGATACCCGCGGGGATCGGCGCATCAACGCCTTCTCCCTGGGCGTCCTGTTCGTCGCCTTCGTCGTGCTCGGCGTGGCGGGCCAGTGGCTGTGGGGCATCGCCCTGGGCGTCATCCTGTTGGACCTGGGCGCCCAGGCCAACCACATCTCCAACCAGGCGCGCGTCTACGCCCTCCGCCCCGAGGCTCGCAGCCGCCTCAACACCGTCTACATGGCGACGTACTTCGTGGGCGGATCGCTCGGCGCCGGGCTGGGCAGCCAGGCCTGGAGCCATCTGGGGTGGCTCGGCGTGTGCGCCGTGGGCGGGCTGCTGCCGCTCGTGGGCCTGCTGGTGCTCGGGGTCGCCGCTCCACCGCGTCAGGTGGAGCAGCCCCGGGCGTAGGGCCAGGGACACCCCGTCCCTCGCCAACCCTGGGCTCAGCGCGACGTGTCGCCCTGGTCCTGTCCGGTGTCCGTCTCTCCGCCGCTGCCCTGGGTTCCGGTTCCCTTGGTGTCATCCCTCGAGTCTGGCGTGGGCGTGCCGCTGCCCTGGACGTCTCCGGTGTCCGTGCTTCCCGCGCCCAAGCCGCTGCCGCCCGTCCCGCCCCGCGAGCCATCCTCCGGCTTTGGCAGGTTGTCGTGGCCCATGGCACCGCCGCTGGTTCCCGAGCCTCCCGTCCCTTTGTGCTGGGTGGCGTCGCCGGAGCCGCCCGTGCCCTGTCCCTTTTGGGAACTCTCGTAGTGATCGGCTCTGCACCCCGCGGTCAGCAGCAGGGCCGCCGTCATGGCGCCAACGAGCGCCACCTTGATGTGCCTCATGGTCGTTTCTCCCTCCCCTCATGGGGATGTCCCTTCATGGGGGAAGCTGGGCGCTGCCGGGAGGGACGACATCGCACCGGGAAACACGCGTCCTCCCGGTGGGTTGCTCACGTGGGAAGGGAGTTGCGGCGCTCAGCGCTGGAGCGAAGGCGGGGGAATAGGACGCTTCGGCGGCTCCTCCACCGGGCGGTTGAAGTACAGCCAGGCCGTGAGAGCCAGCAGCGCGAGCACCGCCAGGCGCCGCAGCACGTCCTCGCGCCGCCTCCTGGGGGAGTTCTCCTCCTCGCGCTCGGCGGCCTGGAGCGCCCCCGTTACCTCCTGACCCAATGCGCGCATCCGCCGGCACAGCGCCAGCGTCGCCGCCAGGGCAGTAGGCACCCCCTCGGTGTCCTGCTCGAGCGCTCCGGCCAGGGCCCGTGCCCAGACATCCTCTTGCGCGTCGTTCTCCGGTGGCCGACAGGGCAGGGACGCCGCACGGGACAACCCCAGCGCCGCGCGCAGGAAGTGGACGGAGAAGGCCTCCGGGGAGATGCCGTAGAAGGCCGCGCTCTCCTCCAGGGAGCGGCCCTGGGTCAGCCGCGTGAGCAGGAAGGCGGCCTCGCGGTAGGGCAGGGCTCGCAGCGCCGCGAGCAGTTGCGCGGTCGAGAAGAGGGCGGCGTCGGGGGCAGGGGACACGGGCGCGGCATTCTCCGACATCCGGCGGCTGATTTCTTGAGCCGTGATCAGCCCCCCCTACACTGGCGGCCATGTGGCGACCTGTTGCACTGATGCTGCTCCTGCTCGTGCCCCTGCGCGCGCCCGCCGTGGAGACCATGCGCATCGCCATGGGTGACGCCCAGGGCGAGGTGCGCGTGAGTGGCAAGGGCCTCTCCTTCGGCTCCGATACCGAGGACGCCTCCTTCACCTCCCTCCAGCAGGACGGGGTCGTCGTGCGGCGGCGGGGCTCGCGCCTGGAGCTCAACGGCGCGCCCGTCATCGGCTCCGCGGTGCGCTTCCGCTCCGGAGTGGAGTCGTCGGACGGGGGCACGCCGGGTGACTCGTCCATCCGCGCCGGGGACATGGAGGTGCGCGGCGACGTCGTGGTGCGCCTGTACAAGGACGGGCTCCAGCTCATCAACGTCATCGCCCTGGAGGACTACCTCGCCGCCGTGCTCGGCAGCGAGATGCCCGTGTCCTTCCCCCCCGAGGCCCTCAAGGCCCAGGCCGTGGCGGCCCGCACCTACGCCCTGCAGAAGAAGCTGGAGACCTACGGCGCCCCCTTCCACATGGGCAGCAGCGTGCTCCACCAGGTGTATGGCGGCCTCAACCGGGAGGACGCCCGCACCCGCGCCGCCGTGGAGGCCACCCGCGGCGAGGTGCTCACGTACGAGCTCGCCCCCATCGAGGCCTACTTCCATGCCTCCTGTGGTGGCCGCACCGAGTCCGGCTGGGATTCGCTCCAGCGGGACTTGCCCTACCTCAAGGCCGTGGACTGCCCGTGTGGCCGCCTGCCCGCCAGCCGCTGGAGCGCCACCGTCTCCGATGCCGAGCTGCGCGCCGCCCTGGGCCAGTCCACCGAGGGCTTCCGGGTGGCGAGCCGCACGTCCACGCACCGGGTGAACCGGGTCAGCGCGGCCGGCGGGGCCTCGGTCGATGGGGCCCAGTTCCGGCGCAAGCTCGGCTACACGAAGCTCAAGAGCCTGGACTTCGACGTGGAGCACACCGCCGGCAAGTGGCACTTCACCGGCCGTGGCTATGGCCATGGGGCGGGCCTCTGTCAGTGGGGCGCCAAGGCGCTGGCCGACAGCGGCAAGTCCTACCGGGACATCCTCCTGCACTACTACCCGGAGACCGAGCTGCAGCAGCTCTACTGAAGCGCCACCGCTACATCCCGTTTCGTCCGAGGCGCCTGGGCTGTTACAAGCGGCTCCCGCCGTGTCCTCCCTGCTCTCCGATTACGACTTCGCGCTCCCCGAGGCGCAGATCGCCCAGGCTCCCCTGGCCGCCCGGGATGCCTCGCGCCTCATGGTGGTGAGCCGTGCCTCGGGCGCGTGGAGCCACCGCCACTTCGCCGAGCTGCCCGAGCTACTGCGCGAGGGGGATCTGCTCGTGGTCAACGACGCCCGGGTCATCCCCGCCCGGCTGCTGGGCTCCAAGGTGGGCACGGGCGGCCGGGTCGAGCTGCTCGTGGTGCGCCCCGCCGCCGCCACGCTCACCTCCCAGGCGCTCGGCGGAGCCCCCGAGGCGCTCGAGTGGATCTGCCTCGGCCAGGCCTCCAAGGGCCTCAAGCCCGGGGCGCGCGTGTCCTTCACCGGCGGCCTGGAGGCCGAGGTGCTGGAGGCGCTCGGGGGAGGGGAGTACCGGGTGCGCTTCCATGCGGCGCGGGGCGCGTCGCTCGCGCGGCTGCTGGACACGGCGGGCCGCCTGCCGCTTCCCCCCTACATCACCCGGCCTCCCGAGGACGCGGACGCCGAGCGCTACCAGACGGTATACGCGCGGGCCTCGGGCGCGGTGGCCGCGCCCACCGCGGGGCTGCACTTCACCGAGGCCACCTTCGCGGCGCTCGCCGCCCGGGGCATCCAGCGCGTGGAGGTGACGCTGGACGTGGGGCCCGGCACCTTCCTGCCCGTGCGCGAGGAGAACCTGGAGAAGCACCACATGCACCCGGAGCGCTACACCGTCCCCGAGGCCACCGCCCGGGCGGTGAACGCCGCCAAGGCCGAGGGCCGCCGGGTGGTGGCGGTGGGCACCACGGTGGTGCGCACGCTGGAGTCGGCGTGGGATGCCGCGTCGGCAAGCCTGCGCGTGGGCCCGGGCGAGACGTCCATCTTCATCCGCCCCGGCTTCACCTTCCGGGCGGTGGACGTGCTCGTCACCAACTTCCACCTGCCGCGATCCACACTGGTGGTGCTGGTGAGCGCGCTGCTCGGGCGCGAGCGCACCCTGGCGGCCTACCGGGAGGCGGTCGCCGCCGGCTACCGGTTCTTCTCGTACGGCGACGCGATGTTGGTGACGGAGTAGGGAGACGACAGACGCCATGGCAGAGCCGCGCAAGGAGAAGGGGGACACCCGGGTCGCACCGAGCCTGGTGCGCTACGAGCTGTTGCACGAGGATGCCTCGGGCACGCGCGCGCGCCGGGGACGGCTGCACACACCGCACGGCCCCGTGGAGACGCCCATCTTCATGCCCGTGGGCACCGTGGGCAGCGTCAAGGGCGTGGGGCCGGATGATCTGCTCACGCTCGACGCGCAGATCATCCTCGGCAATACCTACCACCTGATGCTCCGGCCGGGAGACGACCTGGTGGGGCACATGGGCGGCCTGCACCGCTTCATCTCCTGGGACCGGCCCATGCTCACCGACAGCGGCGGCTTCCAGGTGTTCAGCCTCTCGGAGAAGCGGAAGATCACCGAGGAGGGCGCCGCCTTCCAGTCCCACCTGGACGGGCGCCACCTGATGCTCTCGCCCGAGCGCTCCATCGAGATCCAGGAGACGCTCGGCGCGGACATCATCATGGCGTTCGACGAGTGCCCGCCGTCCACCGAGAGCCGGGCCTACCTGGAGAAGTCCCTGGCGCGCACCACGCGCTGGCTGCACCGGTGCGTGAAGGCCTGGAGCCGCGAGCGCTCCTCGCTCTTCGGCATCGTCCAGGGCGGGTTGGATCAGGAGCTGCGCAAGCGGCACACCGAGGAGGTGTGCGCGGTGGACCTGCCGGGCTACGCGCTCGGGGGCTACGCGGTGGGTGAGACGCCCGAGGCCATGTACGAGGGGGTGGCCTGGTCCGCGCCGCTGTTGCCCCGGGACAAGCCGCGCTACCTCATGGGGGTGGGCACGCCCGTGGACCTGGTCACCTGCGTGGAGCACGGGGTGGACATGTTCGACTGCGTGCTGCCCACGCGCTGCGCGCGCAACGGCCTGCTCTTCACCTCCGAGGGCAAGCTCGTCATCCGCAACGCCACCTGGGCGAGGGACGAGCGGCCGGCGGACCCGGCGTGCTCCTGCTACACCTGCCGCAACTTCAGCCGGGCCTACCTGCGCCACCTCTTCGTGGCGGGGGAGATCCTGGCCATGCGGCTCAACAG
Protein-coding regions in this window:
- a CDS encoding SpoIID/LytB domain-containing protein — its product is MWRPVALMLLLLVPLRAPAVETMRIAMGDAQGEVRVSGKGLSFGSDTEDASFTSLQQDGVVVRRRGSRLELNGAPVIGSAVRFRSGVESSDGGTPGDSSIRAGDMEVRGDVVVRLYKDGLQLINVIALEDYLAAVLGSEMPVSFPPEALKAQAVAARTYALQKKLETYGAPFHMGSSVLHQVYGGLNREDARTRAAVEATRGEVLTYELAPIEAYFHASCGGRTESGWDSLQRDLPYLKAVDCPCGRLPASRWSATVSDAELRAALGQSTEGFRVASRTSTHRVNRVSAAGGASVDGAQFRRKLGYTKLKSLDFDVEHTAGKWHFTGRGYGHGAGLCQWGAKALADSGKSYRDILLHYYPETELQQLY
- a CDS encoding MFS transporter produces the protein MALASGLAVANLYYHQPLLGDIGRTFQASDRAVGLVATVSQVGYALGLLLIVPLGDSLERRRVIVLMTLLVSLALTGVALAPHLPALVLASGLVGVTTVVPQLLVPFAAHLAAPEQRGRVVGQVMSGLLIGILLSRTAAGFVGVRFGWRSMFWFAAGLMLVLAGVLRLTLPHQPASTSWSYPALLRSLVVLVREEPVLRLHSLLGALAFGAFSAFWSTLALHLQALPQHYGARVAGLFGVVGVAGAIAAPLVGRYSDTRGDRRINAFSLGVLFVAFVVLGVAGQWLWGIALGVILLDLGAQANHISNQARVYALRPEARSRLNTVYMATYFVGGSLGAGLGSQAWSHLGWLGVCAVGGLLPLVGLLVLGVAAPPRQVEQPRA
- a CDS encoding GspE/PulE family protein yields the protein MTDFLRTLTRGIWVVSLLILAGGLILWLVKNPARDMTTLQALGGYLRERAFTPLGLLGLSLVLGVGGVWLERRGPRSTQAREQRPVLSPLEVVNAEVAVAVRELLAELNTTLRRYVLRAEPDMIAFVDTLLDGAIRVGASDVHVHPLEMGTRIAFRVHGVLEEVMMLSRENHPRLINRLKVLSKVVLFRTDRPQDGHFSVQTPEGPADIRVSLLPTNHGESVALRIARSSVRLPRLSNLGFPQQLLPPFQRVLDRPQGVIFVAGATGSGKTTTLYASLGYIKETRGDMTRIATIEDPIEYDVPLFSQTQVNTEQGFTFAQGLRSVLRQDPNVIMVGEIRDAETARTAIQAGLSGHLLLTTVHANSAAGVFNRLIEMGVEPFLLASASVASISQRLVRSLCPHCRVPFQPENEEVVRLHTAGLPTSGPFYGSTGCERCGGSGFLGRTALYEVLSVTPTIRECINTKVPTSQTQDMAVKEGMVPLLAAGLERVHAGATTLKEVFRVVG
- the queA gene encoding tRNA preQ1(34) S-adenosylmethionine ribosyltransferase-isomerase QueA gives rise to the protein MSSLLSDYDFALPEAQIAQAPLAARDASRLMVVSRASGAWSHRHFAELPELLREGDLLVVNDARVIPARLLGSKVGTGGRVELLVVRPAAATLTSQALGGAPEALEWICLGQASKGLKPGARVSFTGGLEAEVLEALGGGEYRVRFHAARGASLARLLDTAGRLPLPPYITRPPEDADAERYQTVYARASGAVAAPTAGLHFTEATFAALAARGIQRVEVTLDVGPGTFLPVREENLEKHHMHPERYTVPEATARAVNAAKAEGRRVVAVGTTVVRTLESAWDAASASLRVGPGETSIFIRPGFTFRAVDVLVTNFHLPRSTLVVLVSALLGRERTLAAYREAVAAGYRFFSYGDAMLVTE
- the tgt gene encoding tRNA guanosine(34) transglycosylase Tgt → MAEPRKEKGDTRVAPSLVRYELLHEDASGTRARRGRLHTPHGPVETPIFMPVGTVGSVKGVGPDDLLTLDAQIILGNTYHLMLRPGDDLVGHMGGLHRFISWDRPMLTDSGGFQVFSLSEKRKITEEGAAFQSHLDGRHLMLSPERSIEIQETLGADIIMAFDECPPSTESRAYLEKSLARTTRWLHRCVKAWSRERSSLFGIVQGGLDQELRKRHTEEVCAVDLPGYALGGYAVGETPEAMYEGVAWSAPLLPRDKPRYLMGVGTPVDLVTCVEHGVDMFDCVLPTRCARNGLLFTSEGKLVIRNATWARDERPADPACSCYTCRNFSRAYLRHLFVAGEILAMRLNSLHNLHYFLTLMKQVREAIAEDRYAQFARDFRERARAQETERTRAK
- a CDS encoding PEGA domain-containing protein, yielding MSQQEHASQKVAAVLKFGSALCAMAAAGLLILPLVRGEVRTGPRDITLTPITSEEEEMRAEEDVEVESTVEVESANKPVRESRSAFEGAILSLESQPSEATVLVNGRDQGETPVMVGLECAPGEPVVITFSRRGFERTTHRTSCPRDEMVKVNARLKQSTRGTAGKR
- a CDS encoding KamA family radical SAM protein, with the protein product MSSSLPPSKGTPARPASQAGRAVLFPEATDAQWADWRWHQRNAVRNLAQLEKVIPLTPDERAGVQETSSLFRVGISPYYLSLIDRDHPLCPIRMQSIPVRAEARVRPGELEDPLGEDKTRPEEAIVHKYPDRVLFLALDTCSVYCRHCTRRRITKGGEAELSKEQMRRGIEYIRQHPEVRDVLISGGDPFLLTEERLEELLAPLYDIPHVEMVRIGTRVPVCLPMRVTDSLARLLRRYAPVYVVTHFNHPKEVTPEAREACERLVDHGVPVENQAVLMRRLNSDARIIQELSHALLRIRVRPYYLHQMDVAQGCEHLRTPLAKGVEILQQLRGHTSGLAVPHLAVDLPGGGGKVTLQPDYVVERGTHDTVFRNYKGERYVYPEPEELDCSCPYDAVWRERRWG
- a CDS encoding KamA family radical SAM protein, which produces MTTTPIRGKAASAGPAQQPFSYPLRREFVEPDWRRLPGYKDVTQAEWESSVWQRKHTVKNLKELQAVLGSHLPQELLASLERDQRERATMSILVPPQMINTMDETDLWNDPVRRYMLPAFDDRHPEWPNHPKASRDSLHEAEMWAVEGLTHRYPTKVLAEMLPTCPQYCGHCTRMDLVGNDVPQVQKHRFHLGQKERYEQMLDYLRRTPTVRDVVVSGGDIANLPIQALEPFVSALLDIPNIRDIRLASKGLMAIPQHFLQDSVLQGLERLAKKANERGVDLALHTHVNNARQLTPLVGKAVRKLLDMGFRDVRNQGVLLRGINGTPKELLELCFTLLDHAKILPYYFYMCDMIPNSEHWRLSVAEAQQLQHDIMGYMPGFATPRIVCDVPFVGKRWVHQVAEYDRERGISYWTKNYRTGIEGDDAAALTRKYEYFDPIYTLPESGQQWWRDQAQAA